A single region of the Anaerolineales bacterium genome encodes:
- a CDS encoding ABC transporter ATP-binding protein, producing the protein MTTTQPTPPDTREIVLEVAGVTKRFPGVIANQDVSLKLHKGEILALLGENGAGKSTLMNIIYGLYHPDEGQILLKEREVKFASPREAIHSGIGMVHQHFQLIPVMTVAENVVLGEEKTVSGQEDAPPPDETAFAGAVRLMWGALWRVVTPFLAALVGVGLGYILFLFLLNFGIYLPNNPDFGQRRFQRLELFEKASLALGEYYQSHPVLTTILVWLPLVLGAVGGALTMVWLYRHARRTWHGRTLKLEYSAHRSVMDMAVSAILDWFGTVLNRLNRRRTARRVREISKQFNLEVDPDATIEKLPVGIQQRVEIVKALYRKAEILILDEPTAVLTPQEGRELFRIMKDLAAKGVSIIFITHKLKEVFAIADHIVVMRGGRVMGAAAPASMTEASLAAMMVGREVLLKVNKQPAQPADPVLVVAGISAQDERGTTAVKEVSFTVRGGEVLGIAGVQGNGQTEFVEALTGLRKPLSGTVTINGVLIPIQSPRALMLADTAHVPEDRHRYGMVKPFSVADNLVLNNYFKTPFAVFPDLREIPAAVAVYGATFALIFFALFTVLWTPLYALLVNALRLSELDNRREIPPFLLAMGVSLVAALLGVLAAHRGSIALLGVLRRWLKTAAVSTMGGLTVNAAAVHDTAQELIEEFDIRTPSPETKGGSLSGGNQQKMVVAREFSRQPRLLIASQPTRGIDVGSIEFIHNQIIRQRDAGAAVLLVSAELDEIMALSDRIAVMYKGQIIAIVPSEGATREQLGLLMAGIHPESDPESPVPETK; encoded by the coding sequence ATGACAACGACACAACCAACCCCCCCCGACACCCGTGAGATCGTCCTTGAGGTGGCGGGCGTCACGAAACGCTTCCCCGGCGTCATTGCCAACCAAGATGTCAGCCTAAAACTTCACAAGGGGGAGATTTTGGCGCTTCTTGGCGAGAACGGCGCGGGTAAAAGCACGTTAATGAACATCATCTATGGCTTGTACCATCCCGACGAAGGGCAAATCCTCTTAAAGGAGCGGGAGGTGAAGTTTGCCAGCCCCCGCGAGGCAATCCACAGCGGAATTGGGATGGTCCATCAGCACTTTCAACTGATTCCGGTGATGACCGTTGCCGAAAACGTCGTCTTGGGGGAGGAAAAGACGGTGAGCGGGCAAGAGGATGCCCCCCCGCCCGATGAAACCGCCTTTGCCGGCGCGGTGCGCCTTATGTGGGGGGCGCTGTGGCGGGTGGTGACGCCTTTTTTGGCAGCGCTCGTTGGCGTGGGGCTTGGCTATATCCTGTTTTTGTTTCTCTTGAATTTTGGCATTTACCTTCCGAACAACCCCGATTTTGGGCAGCGGCGTTTCCAGCGCCTAGAGCTTTTCGAGAAGGCAAGCCTTGCCCTCGGTGAGTATTACCAAAGCCACCCCGTCCTGACGACGATCCTCGTCTGGCTGCCGCTGGTGCTTGGGGCGGTGGGCGGGGCGCTGACGATGGTCTGGCTTTACCGCCACGCCCGCCGAACATGGCACGGGCGGACGTTGAAACTGGAGTACAGCGCCCACCGCTCCGTCATGGATATGGCGGTCAGTGCTATCCTCGATTGGTTTGGGACGGTGCTGAACCGCCTAAACCGCCGGCGCACCGCCCGCCGCGTGCGGGAGATTTCCAAACAATTCAACCTCGAAGTAGACCCCGACGCGACGATAGAGAAACTTCCGGTGGGTATTCAGCAGCGCGTGGAGATTGTGAAAGCGCTCTACCGCAAGGCGGAAATTCTGATCCTTGATGAGCCGACGGCAGTTCTTACCCCGCAAGAGGGGCGCGAACTGTTCCGCATTATGAAAGACCTTGCGGCGAAGGGCGTTTCGATCATCTTCATCACCCACAAGCTGAAGGAGGTGTTCGCCATTGCCGATCACATTGTCGTCATGCGCGGGGGGCGGGTCATGGGGGCGGCAGCTCCCGCCAGCATGACGGAAGCCTCCCTTGCGGCGATGATGGTTGGGCGGGAGGTGCTGCTAAAGGTGAACAAGCAGCCCGCCCAACCCGCCGATCCCGTCCTCGTTGTGGCGGGGATCAGCGCCCAAGATGAGCGGGGGACGACGGCGGTGAAAGAGGTTTCCTTCACGGTGCGGGGGGGGGAAGTCCTCGGCATTGCTGGCGTGCAGGGCAACGGGCAGACCGAATTCGTAGAGGCGCTCACCGGGCTTCGTAAACCACTGAGTGGGACGGTGACGATCAACGGCGTGCTGATACCGATCCAAAGTCCCCGCGCCCTGATGCTTGCCGATACTGCCCATGTCCCCGAAGACCGCCACCGCTACGGGATGGTAAAACCCTTCTCCGTTGCCGATAACCTTGTTCTGAACAACTACTTTAAAACGCCCTTCGCCGTGTTTCCCGATCTGCGCGAGATACCCGCCGCTGTCGCCGTGTATGGGGCTACTTTTGCGCTGATCTTCTTTGCCCTGTTCACCGTCCTCTGGACGCCGCTCTATGCCCTTTTGGTGAACGCCCTGCGCCTTTCCGAACTGGATAACCGCCGCGAGATTCCACCCTTCCTGCTGGCGATGGGCGTTTCGCTGGTGGCGGCGCTGCTTGGGGTATTGGCTGCCCACCGAGGGAGTATTGCTCTCTTGGGCGTTCTTCGGCGCTGGCTTAAGACGGCTGCCGTCTCAACAATGGGCGGGCTGACGGTGAACGCCGCCGCCGTCCACGACACCGCCCAAGAATTGATCGAGGAATTCGATATTCGGACGCCCTCCCCGGAAACGAAAGGGGGCAGTCTTTCCGGCGGCAACCAACAAAAAATGGTCGTGGCGCGGGAATTCAGCCGCCAGCCGCGCCTGCTGATCGCCTCCCAACCGACGCGGGGCATTGATGTCGGCTCGATTGAGTTCATCCACAACCAGATCATCCGCCAGCGCGATGCCGGCGCCGCCGTCTTGCTCGTCTCTGCCGAGTTGGATGAGATCATGGCGCTTTCGGATCGGATTGCCGTCATGTACAAGGGGCAAATCATCGCCATTGTGCCAAGCGAAGGGGCAACCCGCGAACAACTGGGCTTGCTCATGGCGGGCATTCACCCCGAAAGCGATCCAGAGTCTCCCGTTCCAGAGACGAAATGA
- a CDS encoding glycosyltransferase family 4 protein produces MSPPRRQPPYRILAIAPTPFFVDRGGHVQIYEQARALQRLGSAVELVTYHIGRDMPGIPTYRIRRIPWYTKLDAGPSYHKLYLMLLLFERSLRRVRRFQPDVLHGHGWDGCWIAYALSALTGVPFVFDMQGSFTGEIVAHGYAKTESRFFQFLRWIERRTLHLGTVVTQSEQMVKDAIRDFGVRPERIYHTFDGVDTDEFRPGLEATDLRAALKLPAAKKIVVFVGLLKPYQGVDCLLEAIHHLVTALGDTSGHFLIMGFPDEDRYAARAAAMGISAYTTFTGKINYKELPRYLALGDVAVAPKLSPTEGDGKIYNYLAQGLPIVAFTRPASVEILGDAAFYATLGDAHSLAEALHTALTDSARAAELGAKGRALALERYSWEAVARRLMGVYAAVIG; encoded by the coding sequence ATGTCACCACCACGCCGCCAGCCGCCTTACCGCATCCTTGCCATTGCCCCCACGCCCTTTTTTGTAGATCGCGGGGGGCATGTCCAAATTTACGAGCAGGCACGGGCGCTTCAGCGCTTGGGCAGCGCCGTTGAACTGGTCACTTACCACATCGGGCGGGATATGCCGGGCATTCCCACCTACCGTATTCGGCGCATCCCCTGGTACACCAAACTCGATGCCGGTCCCAGCTACCACAAGCTCTACCTCATGCTGCTGCTCTTTGAGCGCTCTCTCCGGCGCGTCCGCCGTTTTCAGCCGGATGTCCTTCATGGGCATGGGTGGGATGGCTGTTGGATTGCCTACGCGCTCTCTGCGCTGACAGGCGTCCCCTTCGTCTTTGATATGCAGGGGAGTTTCACGGGCGAGATCGTCGCTCACGGCTACGCCAAAACCGAGAGCCGCTTTTTTCAATTCCTTCGTTGGATCGAGCGCCGCACGCTCCATTTGGGGACGGTGGTCACCCAATCCGAGCAGATGGTGAAGGACGCCATCCGCGATTTTGGCGTGCGCCCAGAGCGCATTTACCACACCTTTGATGGGGTAGATACCGATGAGTTCCGCCCCGGACTTGAGGCAACCGATCTCCGCGCCGCGCTCAAGCTGCCCGCCGCGAAGAAAATCGTCGTGTTTGTTGGCTTGCTCAAACCATATCAGGGGGTCGATTGCCTTTTAGAGGCGATTCACCATCTCGTCACCGCTTTGGGGGATACATCGGGGCATTTTCTGATCATGGGGTTTCCCGATGAAGACCGTTACGCAGCGCGGGCGGCGGCGATGGGCATTAGCGCCTACACCACCTTCACGGGCAAGATCAATTACAAGGAACTCCCCCGTTATCTGGCGTTGGGGGATGTCGCTGTTGCGCCGAAACTTTCCCCCACCGAAGGCGACGGAAAAATCTACAATTACCTTGCGCAAGGGCTGCCCATTGTCGCCTTTACCCGTCCGGCAAGCGTCGAAATTTTGGGCGATGCGGCGTTTTATGCCACCTTAGGCGACGCCCACTCGCTGGCGGAGGCGCTCCACACAGCGCTTACCGATAGCGCCCGCGCCGCCGAATTGGGGGCAAAAGGGCGGGCGTTGGCGCTAGAACGCTATTCGTGGGAGGCGGTGGCGCGGCGCTTGATGGGTGTCTATGCGGCAGTCATCGGCTGA
- a CDS encoding ABC transporter permease produces the protein MDEFIGVMNAAIRFSIPITLGALSGIVSERSGIVNIGIEGMMLGSAFSAFIANVYLSAPGVPEALQMQPVRLGLAILAAAVTGIALAMLHGILSIRFKVDQIISGTVINILAAGLTGYLYIGGQNNLGQLPALSNPFACTANTPCEKGILYGISSIVFDKALLTYLTFILVPFLGYALFRTTWGLRTRAIGENPRAADTLGVNVYRLQYTNLVISGILVGLAGAFLVLEGVSFERGMTAGKGFIALAVMIFGMWRPSRAFLGALMFGFAYAINNQLQFAKIQIPHQFVAMLPYVLTLVVLAGFMGRARPPAHVGQAYEVE, from the coding sequence ATGGATGAATTTATTGGTGTGATGAACGCGGCGATCCGCTTTAGCATCCCGATCACCTTAGGGGCATTAAGCGGGATCGTCAGCGAACGCTCTGGGATTGTGAACATCGGCATTGAAGGGATGATGTTGGGGAGCGCCTTCAGCGCCTTCATTGCCAATGTCTACCTCAGTGCGCCGGGCGTCCCGGAGGCGCTTCAAATGCAGCCCGTCCGCTTGGGCTTGGCAATTTTGGCGGCGGCGGTGACGGGCATTGCCCTTGCCATGCTGCACGGCATCCTCTCCATCCGCTTTAAGGTCGATCAGATCATCAGCGGGACGGTGATCAACATCCTTGCCGCCGGCTTGACGGGTTATCTTTACATTGGTGGGCAGAACAACCTCGGACAGCTTCCCGCGTTGTCGAACCCCTTTGCCTGCACCGCCAACACCCCCTGCGAAAAAGGAATTTTATATGGAATCAGCAGCATCGTGTTTGATAAAGCGCTGCTCACCTACCTCACCTTTATCCTCGTCCCCTTTTTGGGCTATGCCCTGTTTCGCACCACATGGGGCTTGCGCACCCGCGCCATAGGCGAAAATCCCCGCGCCGCCGATACGCTTGGGGTGAATGTCTACCGCCTGCAATACACGAATCTGGTGATCAGTGGGATTTTGGTCGGCTTGGCGGGGGCGTTCCTCGTCTTGGAGGGCGTTTCCTTCGAGCGCGGCATGACTGCTGGAAAAGGCTTCATCGCCCTTGCCGTCATGATCTTCGGCATGTGGCGACCCTCGCGGGCGTTTTTGGGGGCGCTCATGTTCGGCTTTGCCTATGCCATCAACAACCAGCTTCAGTTTGCCAAAATCCAGATACCGCATCAGTTCGTTGCCATGCTGCCTTATGTTTTGACGTTGGTCGTCTTGGCGGGCTTCATGGGGCGGGCGCGTCCTCCGGCGCATGTCGGTCAGGCGTATGAGGTGGAGTGA
- the recO gene encoding DNA repair protein RecO: MPRLEQTFRTDALIIRRQDYLEADRLLTLMTPAHGKIRAIAKGVRKPAAKMGGHLELYTRANLLLRRGRDLHQVTQAECAEPYRAAREHLHWYAYASHLVELLDRFSEDDEPNPPLYALLNVALGWLAEPSSDLALITRFYETRLLRLTGFEPSLFRCAVGGEKITAQDQFFSVGDGGLVCPDHARGRSLIPLSLNALKLLRHMQTDDFEAVSRWDLSAAMHATLERVAHTYIAHILESRLKSADFLHLLQRLETSPSPPPVSP; encoded by the coding sequence ATGCCCCGCCTTGAACAGACCTTTCGCACCGATGCCCTGATCATCCGCCGCCAAGATTACCTTGAGGCGGATCGGCTGCTCACGCTGATGACCCCCGCACACGGCAAGATACGCGCCATTGCGAAGGGAGTTCGCAAACCAGCGGCGAAGATGGGCGGGCATTTGGAACTCTACACGCGGGCAAACCTTCTGCTGCGGCGCGGACGCGATCTGCATCAGGTGACCCAAGCGGAGTGCGCCGAACCCTACCGCGCCGCCCGCGAACACCTTCACTGGTACGCCTATGCCTCTCACCTTGTCGAACTCTTAGACCGCTTCAGCGAGGACGACGAACCCAATCCGCCGCTCTATGCCTTGCTTAATGTGGCGTTGGGGTGGCTGGCAGAGCCTTCGAGCGATCTCGCCCTCATCACCCGCTTTTACGAAACGCGCCTCTTGCGGCTGACGGGCTTTGAACCCTCTCTGTTTCGCTGTGCGGTGGGCGGGGAAAAAATCACCGCCCAAGATCAGTTTTTCAGCGTGGGCGATGGCGGTCTGGTTTGCCCTGACCATGCGCGGGGGCGGTCTTTGATCCCGCTCTCGTTGAACGCCCTGAAGCTGCTCCGCCATATGCAAACGGATGATTTCGAGGCGGTGAGCCGGTGGGACCTGAGCGCGGCAATGCACGCCACGCTGGAACGGGTTGCCCACACCTATATTGCCCATATCTTAGAAAGCCGCCTGAAAAGCGCAGACTTTCTTCACCTGTTACAGCGCCTCGAAACGTCACCATCCCCCCCGCCCGTATCTCCATAG
- a CDS encoding ABC transporter permease — protein sequence MTDSPLSPNPVPGTVQLARPPEVSPDTAPSLSLPRRLFRALAVPILAVFTAVIIGSVFILLAGFDPFLAFGGLLQGALGSDVAITRTLLKMTPLILSGLAVALAFKGGLFNIGAQGQLVIGSLCAAIMGYAVYGLPPLLHVGLCLLAGVLGGAAWGFLPGFLKARTGAHEVITTIMLNYIAVLFVEWAVAPGRPNSLPGPFAFCLTQGQCESNPNRTPPLLESAYLPPIYVPGGRNPSEYLHLGVIVAVIVAILVGILLFKTTFGFELRMVGLNPNAARYAGIKVGRMTIITMVLAGALAGLAGAIQVTGVNHDFQTNQNLATGFDSIAVALLAGSNPVGIIPSAFLFGALDAGTTQMQFASRVSGELIRVMQALILMFVAADQIIRGLYRIKGGTSEGKITLSSTWGQR from the coding sequence ATGACTGATTCGCCGTTATCGCCCAACCCTGTCCCCGGCACGGTGCAGCTTGCCCGCCCGCCGGAGGTTTCCCCCGACACCGCGCCTTCGCTCAGCCTGCCGCGCCGCCTTTTTCGGGCGCTTGCTGTGCCGATCCTCGCTGTTTTTACAGCGGTGATCATCGGCTCGGTGTTCATCCTGCTGGCTGGCTTCGATCCCTTCCTTGCCTTTGGGGGCTTGCTGCAAGGGGCGTTGGGCAGCGATGTGGCCATCACGCGGACGTTGTTGAAAATGACGCCGCTGATCCTCTCTGGCTTAGCGGTGGCGCTTGCCTTCAAGGGCGGGTTGTTCAACATCGGGGCGCAAGGACAACTGGTGATCGGCTCACTGTGTGCCGCCATCATGGGCTACGCCGTCTATGGGCTGCCGCCGCTGCTCCATGTTGGACTGTGCCTGCTGGCGGGCGTTCTCGGCGGCGCGGCATGGGGTTTCCTGCCGGGCTTCCTAAAGGCGCGGACGGGCGCTCATGAGGTGATCACGACGATCATGCTCAACTACATTGCGGTGCTTTTCGTGGAGTGGGCGGTTGCCCCCGGACGCCCCAACTCTCTACCCGGACCGTTCGCCTTTTGTCTCACTCAAGGGCAGTGTGAAAGCAATCCCAACCGCACGCCGCCCCTGTTGGAGAGCGCCTACCTCCCGCCCATCTACGTCCCCGGCGGGCGTAACCCCTCCGAATACCTCCACCTCGGCGTGATTGTCGCCGTGATCGTCGCCATTTTGGTCGGGATTCTGCTCTTTAAGACGACCTTCGGCTTTGAACTGCGGATGGTTGGCTTGAACCCGAACGCCGCCCGCTATGCCGGAATCAAGGTGGGGCGGATGACGATCATCACGATGGTCTTGGCGGGGGCGCTGGCGGGTTTGGCGGGCGCCATTCAGGTGACGGGTGTGAACCACGATTTTCAGACGAATCAAAACTTAGCGACGGGCTTTGATAGCATTGCCGTCGCGCTGCTGGCGGGGAGTAATCCGGTGGGGATTATCCCTTCCGCCTTTTTGTTTGGGGCGCTGGATGCGGGAACAACGCAAATGCAGTTTGCCTCCCGCGTGTCCGGCGAACTGATCCGCGTCATGCAAGCGCTGATCCTCATGTTCGTTGCCGCCGATCAAATCATTCGCGGGCTTTACCGCATCAAGGGCGGCACAAGCGAGGGCAAGATCACCCTCAGTTCAACGTGGGGGCAGCGTTAA